From Riemerella anatipestifer ATCC 11845 = DSM 15868, a single genomic window includes:
- the sucC gene encoding ADP-forming succinate--CoA ligase subunit beta: MNLHEYQSKEILAKYGVRVQRGIVASTVEEAKKAAEQLSAETGTKAWVVKAQVHAGGRGKGGGVKFSPNMEKLEENARNIIGMQLVTPQTSAEGKKVHSVLIAEDMYYPGDSEPKEYYVSVLLDRAKGKNMIVYSTEGGMDIEQVAEETPHLIHNEEVDPALGLQPFQARKIAFNLGLEGEAFKDFVKFITALYNAYVGIDASLFEINPVLKTSDNKIAAVDAKVTLDNNALFRHKDLAELRDKREEDPTEVEAGEAGLNFVKLDGNVGCMVNGAGLAMATMDIIKLSGGNPANFLDVGGTADAERVEKAFGIILKDPNVKAILINIFGGIVRCDRVAQGVVDAYKSFGELPVPLIVRLQGTNAEEAKRLIDESGLPVHSAITLEEAANKVKEVLA; this comes from the coding sequence ATGAATCTTCACGAGTATCAATCAAAAGAGATTTTAGCGAAATACGGCGTTAGAGTACAAAGAGGTATAGTAGCTAGCACCGTAGAGGAAGCAAAAAAAGCAGCAGAACAGCTTTCTGCAGAAACAGGAACTAAAGCGTGGGTAGTAAAAGCTCAGGTACACGCAGGTGGTAGAGGTAAAGGTGGAGGTGTTAAGTTTTCTCCTAACATGGAAAAGTTAGAAGAAAACGCAAGAAACATCATCGGAATGCAGTTAGTAACGCCTCAAACTTCTGCTGAAGGTAAAAAAGTACACTCTGTACTTATTGCAGAAGATATGTATTATCCTGGAGATTCTGAACCAAAAGAATACTATGTTTCTGTACTTTTAGATAGAGCTAAAGGAAAGAATATGATTGTATATTCTACAGAAGGTGGTATGGATATAGAGCAAGTGGCAGAAGAAACTCCACACCTTATCCATAACGAAGAGGTAGATCCTGCTTTAGGATTACAACCTTTCCAAGCTAGAAAGATTGCATTTAATCTAGGTCTAGAAGGAGAAGCTTTCAAGGATTTTGTAAAATTCATTACAGCTCTTTATAATGCTTATGTAGGTATTGATGCTTCTTTATTTGAAATCAACCCTGTTCTTAAAACTTCAGATAACAAAATCGCTGCAGTAGATGCTAAAGTAACTTTAGATAATAATGCACTTTTCCGTCATAAAGATTTAGCTGAATTAAGAGACAAAAGAGAGGAAGACCCTACAGAAGTTGAAGCTGGTGAAGCTGGATTAAACTTCGTTAAGCTAGACGGTAACGTAGGTTGTATGGTAAATGGAGCTGGTTTAGCAATGGCTACTATGGATATCATTAAACTTTCTGGAGGTAACCCTGCTAACTTCCTAGATGTAGGTGGTACTGCAGATGCTGAAAGAGTAGAAAAGGCATTTGGTATTATCCTTAAAGACCCTAATGTAAAAGCAATTCTTATCAACATCTTTGGTGGTATTGTAAGATGTGATAGAGTGGCACAAGGTGTAGTAGATGCTTACAAGAGCTTCGGAGAACTTCCAGTACCTCTTATCGTAAGATTACAAGGAACTAATGCTGAAGAAGCTAAGAGATTAATCGACGAATCTGGACTACCAGTACATTCTGCAATTACTCTAGAAGAAGCAGCAAACAAAGTAAAAGAGGTATTAGCTTAA
- a CDS encoding serine hydrolase domain-containing protein, whose amino-acid sequence MKWWWIIACGLLTFSCSKKQESNEEVKTNLPHFSKVDAEDIFTKEDNSVANEDSLKNLLQEYYQNTWVGGDLSGGILIAKGDNIIFEKYRGYGRENQQMPINQNTPLHIASISKTMTAMAIMKLIEAKKIKLDQDITTFFPKFPYVNIRVIDLLSHRSGLPKYEHFIETLEPKPKELSQSFLTNQDVLNLLIRYKPELARSTGTGFMYCNTNYALLALIIEKVTQKDYPTAMKEMLFAPLEMKHTFVFQQKDIATAAQSFYYKNNKLYPLNNLDLIYGDKNIYTTPRDLLKFSQAMFSEEFLPSDLKEKIFTPYSNEKKGINNYGLGFRMKNFDNNKKLTYHNGWWHGSNSVFVHLLDSKVSIIAIGNKFSRRVYSAVALSGLFDDFPLETEILKKEMMPNAPNAPLSSSSDSLQ is encoded by the coding sequence ATGAAATGGTGGTGGATTATTGCGTGTGGATTGCTAACATTCTCTTGTTCTAAAAAACAAGAAAGTAATGAGGAGGTTAAAACCAATTTACCTCATTTTTCTAAGGTAGATGCGGAGGATATTTTTACAAAAGAGGATAATTCGGTAGCTAATGAAGATTCTCTAAAAAACCTTTTGCAAGAATATTACCAAAACACTTGGGTGGGAGGTGATTTAAGTGGAGGAATTTTAATCGCTAAAGGCGATAATATAATTTTTGAAAAATACAGGGGCTATGGCAGAGAGAACCAACAGATGCCCATCAATCAGAATACACCTTTACACATTGCTTCTATTTCTAAGACGATGACAGCAATGGCGATTATGAAGCTGATAGAAGCAAAAAAAATAAAACTAGACCAAGATATTACTACTTTTTTTCCAAAGTTTCCATATGTTAATATCAGAGTTATAGATTTACTTAGCCATAGAAGTGGACTCCCAAAGTATGAGCATTTTATTGAAACTTTAGAACCTAAACCTAAAGAGTTATCACAGTCTTTTTTAACTAATCAAGATGTTCTAAATCTACTTATTAGATATAAACCAGAACTAGCTAGATCTACTGGTACAGGGTTTATGTACTGTAACACCAACTACGCTCTACTAGCTCTTATTATAGAGAAGGTTACTCAAAAAGATTATCCTACCGCAATGAAGGAAATGCTGTTTGCACCTCTTGAAATGAAGCATACCTTTGTATTTCAGCAAAAGGATATTGCCACGGCGGCACAATCGTTCTATTATAAAAATAACAAGTTGTATCCTCTTAACAATTTAGACCTTATCTACGGAGATAAAAACATTTATACCACTCCTAGAGATTTGTTAAAGTTTTCGCAAGCGATGTTCTCTGAAGAGTTTTTACCTTCGGATTTAAAAGAAAAGATCTTCACACCTTATAGTAATGAGAAAAAAGGGATTAACAATTACGGCTTAGGGTTTAGAATGAAAAACTTTGATAATAATAAAAAACTGACTTACCACAATGGTTGGTGGCACGGCTCTAACTCTGTGTTTGTACATCTTTTAGATTCTAAGGTAAGTATTATTGCGATAGGTAATAAATTTTCTAGAAGAGTCTATTCAGCGGTTGCGTTATCTGGTTTGTTTGATGATTTCCCGTTGGAAACAGAAATTCTAAAAAAGGAGATGATGCCAAATGCACCTAATGCTCCTCTTTCATCTTCAAGCGATTCATTACAATAA
- a CDS encoding 2-hydroxyacid dehydrogenase, giving the protein MKVLQLDKNHPLITEQLTANGFIIDEDITSSYEEILDKIEPYEGVIIRSRIPLDARFLTQAKNLKWIARVGAGMENIDAEKAEELGVCLFNSPEGNRDAVAEHSLGCLLVLMNRLFISSEEIKKGIWKREENRGEEIKDKTVGIIGYGNMGKALAQRLSGFGCEVIFHDIKPNLSDQYAQQVPLEVLQEKADILSLHLPLAEDTIGWLNADSIQKMKKNFYLINTARGKNVVTADVVSALKSGKIKGACLDVLEYEKSSFENLEIQNEDLAFLLNSDKVIVTPHIAGWTHESKIKLAQVIVDKILAKFKK; this is encoded by the coding sequence ATGAAGGTTTTACAACTAGATAAAAATCACCCTCTTATCACGGAGCAGCTCACGGCTAATGGGTTTATAATAGATGAGGATATTACTTCTTCTTACGAAGAAATTTTAGATAAAATAGAACCTTACGAGGGTGTGATTATTAGGAGTAGAATTCCGCTAGACGCTCGTTTTTTAACTCAAGCTAAAAATCTAAAATGGATTGCTAGAGTAGGGGCAGGAATGGAAAATATAGATGCCGAAAAGGCAGAAGAATTGGGTGTTTGTCTTTTCAATTCTCCAGAAGGTAACCGAGATGCGGTAGCAGAACACAGTTTAGGCTGTCTTTTGGTACTGATGAATCGTTTGTTTATTTCATCGGAAGAGATCAAAAAAGGTATTTGGAAGCGAGAGGAAAACCGAGGGGAAGAAATTAAAGATAAGACGGTAGGTATTATAGGATATGGTAATATGGGAAAAGCCTTAGCTCAAAGGCTATCAGGTTTTGGGTGCGAGGTGATATTTCACGATATTAAACCTAACTTGTCAGACCAATACGCCCAACAAGTTCCGTTAGAAGTATTACAAGAAAAAGCGGATATTCTAAGTCTTCATTTACCTCTAGCAGAGGATACCATAGGCTGGCTTAATGCTGATTCTATTCAAAAAATGAAGAAGAATTTTTATCTCATCAATACAGCTAGAGGGAAGAATGTGGTAACTGCAGATGTAGTTTCGGCACTTAAAAGCGGTAAGATAAAAGGAGCTTGTCTAGATGTTTTAGAATATGAAAAAAGCTCTTTTGAAAACTTAGAAATTCAGAATGAAGATTTAGCTTTTCTTTTAAACTCGGATAAAGTGATTGTTACGCCTCATATTGCAGGTTGGACGCACGAAAGTAAGATAAAATTAGCCCAAGTGATTGTAGATAAGATTTTAGCAAAGTTTAAAAAATAA
- a CDS encoding acyl-CoA thioesterase, whose product MTKKTPKDSLTVMTNIVLPNETNHLGNLFGGELLSKMDRCASISASRHCGRRVVTASVNHVSFNHPIPEGGVVVLESKVTRAFSTSMEVYVDVWMDDPITQKKVHTNEGIYTFVAVDAFNKPVPIPELEPETDIEKERYMAALRRKELSLILSGRMKAQDSVELKKLFI is encoded by the coding sequence ATGACGAAAAAAACGCCTAAAGATAGCCTTACGGTAATGACTAATATTGTACTCCCAAACGAAACCAATCATTTGGGAAATTTATTTGGAGGAGAGCTCCTCTCTAAAATGGATAGATGTGCTTCTATATCAGCCTCTAGACATTGCGGAAGGAGGGTAGTAACGGCTTCGGTAAACCACGTTTCTTTTAATCACCCTATTCCAGAAGGAGGTGTGGTGGTTTTGGAGTCCAAAGTAACGCGTGCATTTTCTACTTCTATGGAGGTTTATGTAGATGTATGGATGGACGACCCTATTACACAGAAAAAAGTGCATACCAACGAAGGAATATACACCTTTGTAGCGGTAGATGCGTTCAATAAGCCTGTGCCTATCCCAGAGTTAGAACCAGAAACGGATATAGAGAAAGAGCGTTATATGGCGGCTCTTAGAAGAAAAGAACTTTCCCTTATCCTGTCTGGAAGAATGAAGGCTCAAGATTCTGTAGAGCTAAAAAAACTATTCATTTAA
- a CDS encoding trans-sulfuration enzyme family protein, with protein MKNFETQAIRNQIARTDFQEHSVPLYLTSSFVFEDAEQMRAAFAEEVEHNIYSRYSNPNTNEFTEKIVQMEGAEAGYAFASGMAAVFASFNALLKPNDHILSCQSVFGSTHYLFKIHFPKWNVETTYFKADEVELEKYLKPNTRFLYLETPTNPAIEILDLEFFGNFAKKHDLIFVVDNCFATPYLQQPITYGADLVIHSATKMIDGQGRVLGGIVVGKKELIREIYLFSRNTGPSLSPFNAWVLSKSLETLAVRLEKHCENALAVAEFLEQHPKVSLVKYPFLPSHPSYEIAKKQMKHGGNIVAFEVKGGIEGGRNFLNKIKLCSLSPNLGDTRTIVTHPASTTHSKLTEEDRLEVGITPGLVRCSVGLENVEDIISDLKQALN; from the coding sequence ATGAAAAACTTTGAAACCCAAGCCATCAGAAATCAAATCGCTAGGACTGATTTTCAGGAGCATTCAGTGCCATTGTATCTTACCTCTAGCTTTGTTTTTGAAGATGCCGAACAGATGCGTGCCGCCTTTGCAGAAGAGGTAGAACATAATATATATAGCCGTTACAGTAACCCTAACACCAATGAGTTTACTGAAAAGATAGTACAAATGGAAGGTGCCGAGGCAGGATATGCCTTTGCTTCGGGTATGGCTGCTGTTTTTGCTTCGTTTAACGCTTTGCTAAAACCTAACGACCATATTTTGAGTTGCCAGTCGGTGTTTGGTTCTACACACTATTTATTTAAGATCCATTTCCCAAAATGGAATGTAGAAACCACTTACTTTAAAGCCGATGAAGTAGAGCTAGAAAAGTATCTAAAACCTAACACCCGCTTTCTCTATTTAGAAACACCTACCAACCCTGCGATTGAGATTTTAGACTTAGAGTTTTTTGGCAATTTTGCTAAAAAGCACGATCTTATTTTTGTAGTAGATAACTGTTTTGCCACCCCTTATTTACAGCAACCTATCACTTACGGAGCCGACTTAGTCATACACTCTGCTACCAAAATGATAGACGGACAAGGGCGTGTGTTAGGGGGCATTGTAGTTGGAAAAAAAGAACTGATTAGAGAAATCTATCTCTTCTCTAGGAATACAGGACCGTCTTTATCTCCGTTTAATGCGTGGGTACTTAGTAAGAGTTTAGAAACTTTAGCTGTTCGTTTAGAGAAACATTGCGAAAACGCTCTAGCAGTAGCAGAATTCCTAGAACAACACCCTAAAGTTTCCTTAGTAAAATATCCTTTTCTACCCTCACACCCAAGCTACGAAATCGCTAAAAAACAAATGAAACACGGTGGTAATATTGTAGCATTTGAAGTTAAGGGTGGTATTGAAGGAGGTAGAAACTTCCTCAACAAGATAAAGTTATGCTCACTATCGCCTAATTTGGGAGATACTAGAACTATTGTAACCCACCCTGCCTCTACCACCCATTCTAAACTCACCGAAGAAGACCGTTTAGAAGTAGGCATTACACCAGGATTGGTGCGTTGTAGTGTAGGTTTAGAAAATGTAGAAGACATCATTTCTGATTTAAAACAAGCCTTAAATTAA
- a CDS encoding ACT domain-containing protein has product MPNQENLNIYPNKAIINFEGKDFLGQIGIDSRIFNALNRANISVGVISQQAIENGISVLVDESNAEDAVQCLKEEFKNEINQGIVSQIYSVDGITVIGLVTSDFNKILTELQRNKIFPLLLNQVASAGRVNIVVATNQAEKTKNIIETELYGKPKAVHLVLFGHGNVGGTLIEQILDSAYDILQRKRIDLKIVAIANSKNIVFNKGGFGSDWRQKVRFASTQNTLEDLFQFVKEHQFENLIAVDNTASKDFVKNYLELAEQGFDLVSSNKIYNTLPIGEYKKLRRALEKNKKKYLYETNVGAGLPLIDTIKLLHLSGEDITRIKGVFSGSLSYIFNNFSVRGDAFSTIIKEAMEKGFTEPDPREDLSGNDVARKLLILARELDLVNEFEDINIQNLIPENLSDISKEDFISRLNELDDAYQKIKDNQETGYVLRYVGDLHGNLREDKGVLDVKLVSVPAHSALGQLKGSDSIFEIYTESYGENPIVIMGAGAGAKVTARGVFGDILRLSETK; this is encoded by the coding sequence ATGCCTAATCAAGAAAACCTTAACATATATCCAAACAAAGCCATCATCAATTTTGAAGGCAAGGACTTTCTAGGTCAAATAGGGATAGACTCTCGTATATTTAACGCTCTTAATAGAGCCAACATTAGCGTTGGTGTTATCTCTCAACAGGCTATAGAAAACGGCATCTCTGTACTCGTAGATGAAAGCAATGCCGAAGATGCAGTACAATGCCTAAAAGAAGAGTTTAAAAATGAAATTAACCAAGGGATTGTAAGCCAAATTTATAGTGTAGATGGTATTACTGTCATTGGTCTGGTAACGTCTGATTTCAACAAAATACTTACCGAACTCCAGCGTAACAAAATTTTCCCGTTACTTCTTAACCAAGTGGCTTCGGCGGGGCGTGTAAACATTGTAGTAGCGACCAACCAAGCCGAAAAAACCAAAAACATTATAGAAACCGAACTTTATGGCAAACCTAAAGCGGTACATTTAGTATTGTTTGGGCATGGTAATGTGGGCGGTACTTTGATAGAGCAAATCTTAGATTCTGCTTACGATATTTTGCAACGAAAGCGGATAGACCTTAAAATCGTAGCGATAGCCAACTCTAAAAATATTGTTTTTAACAAAGGGGGCTTCGGAAGCGATTGGCGACAAAAAGTGAGATTTGCTAGTACCCAAAATACTTTGGAAGATTTATTTCAATTTGTGAAAGAGCATCAATTTGAAAATCTAATTGCTGTGGACAATACCGCTAGTAAAGACTTTGTAAAAAACTATCTAGAACTAGCGGAACAAGGTTTTGATTTGGTTTCTTCCAACAAAATTTACAATACTCTTCCGATTGGAGAATACAAAAAACTAAGACGTGCCCTAGAAAAAAACAAAAAGAAATACCTCTACGAAACCAATGTAGGAGCAGGGTTACCATTGATAGATACCATTAAGCTCCTTCATCTTTCTGGCGAAGACATTACACGTATTAAAGGGGTATTTTCGGGGTCGCTTAGCTATATATTTAATAATTTTTCAGTAAGAGGAGATGCCTTTTCTACTATTATTAAAGAAGCCATGGAAAAAGGCTTTACCGAGCCTGACCCAAGGGAAGACCTTTCAGGAAATGATGTGGCTAGAAAACTGCTAATCTTAGCACGAGAACTAGACTTAGTAAATGAATTTGAGGACATCAATATCCAAAACCTCATTCCTGAAAACCTTTCTGATATTAGTAAAGAAGATTTCATTTCAAGACTAAATGAGCTAGATGATGCCTATCAAAAGATTAAAGACAACCAAGAAACAGGCTATGTTCTGCGTTATGTAGGTGATTTGCACGGCAACCTAAGAGAAGACAAAGGTGTACTTGATGTAAAACTTGTTTCAGTACCTGCCCATTCTGCGTTAGGACAGCTTAAAGGCTCTGATTCTATCTTTGAAATCTATACCGAAAGCTACGGCGAAAACCCTATCGTTATTATGGGTGCTGGTGCTGGTGCTAAGGTAACTGCCAGAGGTGTCTTTGGTGATATTTTAAGACTAAGTGAAACCAAATAA